The genomic window TTACAATGACCGCATCCAGAAAATTACCATTGAGGGAAAATATGCCGGCGGCTTTGATGTGAGCTCTCCTGGGCCCATCACTTCGGACAGGGATGGCAATATATATACTGTGCTGCCGGGGGAAGCCAGGGTTGTCAAGTTTTCTCCTGAGGGCAAGAAACTTCTGGAATTTGGGAAGCCCGGCATGGGCGATGGGGAATTTTTCCTGGAAAACGGCGAGGGTGACCTTCAGGGGCCTGATGGAATCGCTGTGGATGACCAAAAAGGACTCATCTATGTATCGGATACTGCAGCCCACCGCATTGAGATATTTGACAGCCAGGGAAATTATGTAAAATCCATCGGCGGCTTTGGCACCGGGGAAAATGGATTTTATTATCCCAGAAGCCTGGCGCTGGACCGGGAAGGTTTTCTGTGGGTGGCGGACTCGGGCAACCACAGGGTTGTACGGCTGAATGTCAGATGAGATTTAAGGGAGGTAAAGAACCTCCTTTTTTTTATTAAAGATGCTAATCTCATTTATTGAAAAACCACCGCGCTGACTAAATGCCGGAGGGTTTGTTTTTTTTTACGCAAAGAAGGAATAACTGAAATTGCGTAGAATATCTTATATTTAATATTCTTTTATAAATTATTCACCATTAATCATCATGGGAAGTGTGAAATAAACTTGCTTCACACCTCTCACATCAAATCCGGGAGGGGCATATGCAGAAATTAAAAGTCGGTATTATAGGTGCGGGCAGAGGCGGCAGCGCTCTACTGGAGACATTAAAGGATTTTGACAATATTCAGGTAGTTGGCATAGCCGACATTGAACGGAAGGCTCCGGGGATGAAAATAGCAGGGCAGCGGGGCATAAGATGCTTTGATAGTGCCGAAAAACTTTTGCGGGAAAGCCAGTTGGATGTGGTTTTTGAGGTGACAGGAGATGACGGCCTGGTAAAAGAGCTCCGGAGCATGATCCCGGAAAGTACCACACTGGTGGAGTCCAGGGCTGTAAATATCATGCTTACCATTATCAGGGAGCGAAAAGAGCTGCTGGAAATAAAGGAGATAAAAGAACAGCTTTCCATAATCCTGAACTCCGCCCAGGAAGGTATCCAGATGGTGGACCGCAACGGAATCATAAAATATGTGAATCAGGGATATACAAGGATTACCGGTATTCCCGCCGAGCAGCGTATAGGCACCAATGTGTTTGATGTGTCCCCCGATGGCGCCCTGGTGGAGGTGTTGAGGACGGGCAAACCCTGTTTAGGCAAGAGAAACAGGGCGGTGGGGTCCAATGCCGAGGTCATTTCCAACGCATCCCCCATCGTTGTAAACGGCAAGATGACCGGAGCTGTGGTGGTGTTTCAGGATATCAGTGAGATCATCCATCTTACCGAAGAACTCCGGCGTTCCACCTCTGTCATCAATGGATTGAAGGATGAAATAAAAAAGCTAAGCGAAGGCCAGGGGAAATTTGAGGATATAGTGTGTCAAAGCCAGAAGATGAAGAATATTATAAATTTAGCACAAAAAGCTGCCCGGGAGGACACCACCATCTTGATCACAGGGGAGAGCGGTACCGGCAAGGAAATCTTCGCCAATGCCATCCACGCTGAAAGTCCCAGAAACGGCAAGCCCTTCATCAAGGTGAACTGCGCCGCTATACCTGAAAATCTTCTGGAAAGCGAGCTTTTCGGTTATGAGGCCGGAGCATTCACCGGTGCCGGAAAGCTCAAACTGGGGAAATTTGAACTTGCTTCTGGCGGTACCATATTCCTAGATGAAATCGGGGACATGAGCCCGGTGCTGCAGGCAAAACTTTTAAGGGTTATCCAGGGTCAGGAAATTGAGCGCATCGGCGGCACACACCCCATAAAAATCGATGTAAGGATAATTTCCGCCACCAACAGGGACCTGGTGGACCTCATTCGCCGCGGCCGCTTCCGGGAAGACCTTTATTTCCGGCTGAATGTAATAAACATTCACATTCCACCTTTGAGGGAAAGAAAAGAAGATATCCCGGCCCTCACCGATTTATATATTAATTTCTTTAACCGAAAATTTTATAAAAATGTGAAAGGGGTGACCAATAAGGCGAGGGACATGCTGATGTCCTACAACTGGCCGGGCAATGTGAGGGAGCTGGCAAACATCCTGGAGAGGACCATCCTCATGGCCGACGGGGAATGGATCACCGAGGAACTTCTGATACCCTACTTCGAACAGTTCAAAGGCCGGGAAAAGGCCAGGGGCGGCATACTTCCCCTGGAAGAAATGGAAAAGCGCATGATAAAGAAGGCCCTGGAGGAATACGGCACCAGCGTGGAAGGCAAGCGCAAGGCCTCCGAAGCCCTGAAAATATCCCTGGCTACTCTGTATAATAAATTAAAAAAATATGGCATCCGCATATAAGTCGGTGGAAGAAATATATAATTTTTAGAAACACAATTATAATTTTTGGAATGTCTTTTAACTCCAGTTTTCTAAAAATTCCGCTGGTATAGCTCAGCAGAAATTATAAAAACTAGAAATGCCGGCTTTCAGGGACTGCTTTCCGGATTGAAAATAACGCCCATCTTTTTGGCATCGGATTTGCAAAGAATATTTACAACCTGATATACAGCTTTTGTACTTAATTTCGTATTTAAGGCAGCTTTTTCAAGCCAAAGAGAGGAGCAATTTCGATGAAATCTACCGATGTAGTGGTGATCGGAGGAGGGGTCATAGGCTGTTCCGTAGCATACCATCTCGCAAAAAGGGGAATTGATGTCACCATCGTCGAAAGGGACGATATAGCTTCGGGAACCTCCGGAGCATGTGATAAGGCTGTCCTTCTGCAATCCAAAAACCCTGGGCTGCACCTGGAGATGGCCCTTGAAAGCGTCAAGCTGTTCCCCCAACTTCAGAGGGACCTGGATACAGATATAGAATTTAAAAATAACGGCGGCATGATAGTCATAAAAACTCAAGAACAGTGGCAGGTTATGCAGGGATTTGTAGAAAGGCAGAAAAAAGTAGGCCTCTGGGTAGAACTTCTGGGACGAGAACAGGCCCTCCAGCGGCAACCGGCCTTTGCACAGGATATAGTGGGTTCCACATACAGTCCCATGGACGGTGAAGTGAACCCCATTAACCTGACTCTTGGGTTTTTCCGCGGGGCCAAAAAATACGGGGCAAAACCACTGCTTTCTACGGAAGTCAGGGGTATAAAGGTGGAAAAAGGCAGGGTCAGCTCGGTTTTGACCACCGGGGAGGAAATACTCACCAGATTTGTGGTAAATGCCTGCGGTGTTTATGCACCGGTCATAGGCAGGATGGTAGGGATCGATATTCCTATTATCCCGAGGAGGGGACAGATAATAGTGACTGAACCGGTACCCCCTCTCATCCATGGAGATGTGAACTGTGCCAGGTATATAACCGCCAAGTTCAAACCTGAGCTCCTGGGCAATGATGAAAATGCCAGGCTGGGCATCGGGCTTTCACTGGGACAGACCGAAAACGGTAACCTGCTCATCGGGGGCACCAGGGAGTTCGTGGGTTATGACAGGAGAACCACCCACAGGGCCCTCCGGGCCATATTAAAACATGCTGTCAGCCTGGTGCCGGCCTTGAAGGATATCAGCATTATACGCAGCTTTGCCGGGCTCCGGCCCTATACGCCCGACGGCCTCCCCATACTGGGAGAGGTTGAGAACCTCAAGGGGTTCATTATGGCTGCGGGCCATGAGGGAGACGGCATAGCCCTTTCGGCCGTAACCGGCAAAATAATATCCGAAATCATTGCTGACGGCCGTACGTCATTAAATATTGACATGGGGAAATTATCTCTTTCAAGATTTAAGGAGGAAGATATACATGGATTTCGGGAAAGTCATAACTGCTATGGTAACGCCGTTTGATGAAAATCAGGCGGTGGATTTTGCGGCTTTTGAAAATCTCATAGAGCACCTCATAAAAACCGGTACCGATACGCTGCTCGTCACCGGTACTACTGGAGAATCACCCACCCTTTCCGATGAGGAAAAACTAGAACTCTTCAAAGCAGCAAAAAATATTGCGGGTACCAGGGCAAAGGTCATTGCCGGCACCGGTTCCAATTCTACCCACCACAGTATAGAACTTTCTCAAAAGGCGGAAAAAATCGGTGTAGACGGCCTCCTGCTGGTATCTCCCTATTACAACAAACCCACCCAGGAAGGTCTTTACCAGCATTTCAGGATGATAGCCCAATCGGTGGATATACCGGTGATTTTATACAACGTGCCCGGCAGGACCGCTGTGACCATAGAACCGGAAACCCTGGGCAGACTTTCGGAAGTAAAAAACATAGCGGCGGTAAAGGACGCGGGAGGCAACCTCGATAAGACCAGCAAGACCAGGGTTCTGGCCCCGGACCTTACCGTCTACAGCGGCGACGACAGTCTTACCCTCCCTATGCTCGCCTTAGGAGCGAAGGGCGTCATCAGTGTGGCGTCCCATATAGTGGGCAAAGACATAAAAGAGATGATTGAGGCCTTCGAGAGGGGAGACCATAGGAAGGCTGAAGAGATCCACCTGAAGCTGTTCGATCTTTTCAAGGCGCTCTTTGTCATAACAAATCCCATACCTGTCAAAGAAGCCCTCAACATGATGGGAATAAAAGTGGGAGGTTTCCGTCCGCCGCTCACCCCGGCCGATGAAAAGACTAAAAAGATGCTGGAAGGAATTTTGAAAGCCCGAGGGCTAATACAATAGGATTCATACACTACGGCAGTTTCTGGCCTGTAAACTAAAATTAAAGCGGCCCGGGATAATCATGTTTACTATAACCCAGTGAAAATTTCGCCGGTGGTTATCGTAGGGATTAATAGTGTGGTAATACATATAGAGTACAGGTGGTTATCCCGGGTGCTTTTAACAATAATCATGCCATGAGAGGAGGGACGTAAGAAGGTTTATAAATGTAAGTTCAGTTAATTTTCATGAATATTACAAAAAGGAGGTAAATTCATGAGTCTTACGGCAATTGTCTGGATTATCACTATTGTCTTCTGCGGCATTTTTCTATGGATTTCCTTCAAGGTTCAGGACTCTGCCAGCCAGAGTTTTTCCAACTATGCCATAGCCGGCGGAACACTGCCTATATACCTTATTTTATTTACGGATATCGCCACCATCATGGGGGCAGGAAACTTCATAGGCCATGCTGCCCAGGGCTACAAGATAGGTCTTGTGGACATACCTTTCGTTTTCGGAGAACAGGGCTCCAAGATAATTTTCGCTCTCATATTTGCAGGCCTTGCCGGCAGATTCACCTACAACACCCTCTCCGAGATGATGGATGATCTGCTGGTGAGGGATAAAGCCACAAGAGCTATTGTGGGCGTCCTTACCGCCAGTATTATGATAGCCTGGGTAGGAGGCCAGGGCAAGGGGTTGGGCGACATTTTTGCCACCTTCACCGGTGCCAATCCGATTCCCATTATAATGCTCTTCAATGCGGTGTTTATCATATACACCTTCCTGGGCGGCATATATTCGGTGGTCTGGACGGACCTGTTGCAGGGCATCATCGTGGTGGTATTTGCTTTTATTTTCTACGGATTCGCCTTTGCGCCGGTTAATTTTTCTCTAGGTGTTCTGCAGCAGAAACTGGCAGAGGTGGGTGCTGCGAACCTGGGAACCCTCAGCAACGTGCCCTTTGCGGTTATACTCAAGAATTTTGTAACAGGATGTTTCGGCATCCTGGCAGCCCAGATTTACTGGCAGAGGTGCTTTGCCGCCAAGGATTCGGGCACCGCTCGAAATGGCATGCTGGTCAGCGGCATTGCGGCGGTTATTTTTGTGAGCATGACAGCCATGGTGGGCCTTGTGACAAAGGTGTTAAACCCCAATCTGGCAAATCCCAACCAGGCCATGCCCTGGCTCATGATGAACTATACTCCCACGTGGGTGCTGGCTGTAGTTTTTACACTGATTCTGGCCGCGGCCATGTCCAGCGCAGACTCCAACCTTAACTCTGCGGCGGTTATACTGGTTAATGACCTGATAAAACCCTTCGCTCCTAACAAAACAGATAAGGAACTGGTGAATTATGCAAAGGTATTGACAATAGTCGTAGGCATTTTTTCCACCCTGGCAGCCATTTACGCTTCCA from Biomaibacter acetigenes includes these protein-coding regions:
- a CDS encoding sigma 54-interacting transcriptional regulator, whose product is MQKLKVGIIGAGRGGSALLETLKDFDNIQVVGIADIERKAPGMKIAGQRGIRCFDSAEKLLRESQLDVVFEVTGDDGLVKELRSMIPESTTLVESRAVNIMLTIIRERKELLEIKEIKEQLSIILNSAQEGIQMVDRNGIIKYVNQGYTRITGIPAEQRIGTNVFDVSPDGALVEVLRTGKPCLGKRNRAVGSNAEVISNASPIVVNGKMTGAVVVFQDISEIIHLTEELRRSTSVINGLKDEIKKLSEGQGKFEDIVCQSQKMKNIINLAQKAAREDTTILITGESGTGKEIFANAIHAESPRNGKPFIKVNCAAIPENLLESELFGYEAGAFTGAGKLKLGKFELASGGTIFLDEIGDMSPVLQAKLLRVIQGQEIERIGGTHPIKIDVRIISATNRDLVDLIRRGRFREDLYFRLNVINIHIPPLRERKEDIPALTDLYINFFNRKFYKNVKGVTNKARDMLMSYNWPGNVRELANILERTILMADGEWITEELLIPYFEQFKGREKARGGILPLEEMEKRMIKKALEEYGTSVEGKRKASEALKISLATLYNKLKKYGIRI
- a CDS encoding sodium:solute symporter family protein, with amino-acid sequence MSLTAIVWIITIVFCGIFLWISFKVQDSASQSFSNYAIAGGTLPIYLILFTDIATIMGAGNFIGHAAQGYKIGLVDIPFVFGEQGSKIIFALIFAGLAGRFTYNTLSEMMDDLLVRDKATRAIVGVLTASIMIAWVGGQGKGLGDIFATFTGANPIPIIMLFNAVFIIYTFLGGIYSVVWTDLLQGIIVVVFAFIFYGFAFAPVNFSLGVLQQKLAEVGAANLGTLSNVPFAVILKNFVTGCFGILAAQIYWQRCFAAKDSGTARNGMLVSGIAAVIFVSMTAMVGLVTKVLNPNLANPNQAMPWLMMNYTPTWVLAVVFTLILAAAMSSADSNLNSAAVILVNDLIKPFAPNKTDKELVNYAKVLTIVVGIFSTLAAIYASSIIGLFSKAYTMAGGGIVPVLLVGLLWKKTGEPFTMGTKNSRITPWGARLGIIVGSVVSLSKYGILWGVVISAIVTIVVSLLTPDVSEPIAPDTKAA
- a CDS encoding NAD(P)/FAD-dependent oxidoreductase, yielding MKSTDVVVIGGGVIGCSVAYHLAKRGIDVTIVERDDIASGTSGACDKAVLLQSKNPGLHLEMALESVKLFPQLQRDLDTDIEFKNNGGMIVIKTQEQWQVMQGFVERQKKVGLWVELLGREQALQRQPAFAQDIVGSTYSPMDGEVNPINLTLGFFRGAKKYGAKPLLSTEVRGIKVEKGRVSSVLTTGEEILTRFVVNACGVYAPVIGRMVGIDIPIIPRRGQIIVTEPVPPLIHGDVNCARYITAKFKPELLGNDENARLGIGLSLGQTENGNLLIGGTREFVGYDRRTTHRALRAILKHAVSLVPALKDISIIRSFAGLRPYTPDGLPILGEVENLKGFIMAAGHEGDGIALSAVTGKIISEIIADGRTSLNIDMGKLSLSRFKEEDIHGFRESHNCYGNAV
- the dapA gene encoding 4-hydroxy-tetrahydrodipicolinate synthase, producing the protein MDFGKVITAMVTPFDENQAVDFAAFENLIEHLIKTGTDTLLVTGTTGESPTLSDEEKLELFKAAKNIAGTRAKVIAGTGSNSTHHSIELSQKAEKIGVDGLLLVSPYYNKPTQEGLYQHFRMIAQSVDIPVILYNVPGRTAVTIEPETLGRLSEVKNIAAVKDAGGNLDKTSKTRVLAPDLTVYSGDDSLTLPMLALGAKGVISVASHIVGKDIKEMIEAFERGDHRKAEEIHLKLFDLFKALFVITNPIPVKEALNMMGIKVGGFRPPLTPADEKTKKMLEGILKARGLIQ